A single window of Flagellimonas maritima DNA harbors:
- a CDS encoding LytR/AlgR family response regulator transcription factor produces the protein MEYTYTIIDSNASSKLQLQLYLQEYGDFVCMGTGQNSQEGLNTVLKFTPDVVLINLNDDEGMSYFHMVTELNQYLKSLPIIIGFSTSKKYAYNAIKSGFFDYWILPHNEFDIRKTILRLKKKYPKQNMPSTICLKSYNDYRYLDTNEILYLKSDNNTTDFFMRDGSTVSAFKTLKSFEERLPKSFIRIHQSYILNSRYVSRINYGKSICTLRNEIKEEIPFSKTYKSKIDYLKQMLSKTAIQSPN, from the coding sequence ATGGAATATACCTACACCATAATCGATTCTAACGCTTCGTCCAAGCTACAGCTCCAACTCTATTTACAAGAATATGGAGACTTCGTTTGTATGGGAACAGGGCAAAATTCCCAAGAAGGACTGAATACTGTTTTAAAGTTTACACCGGATGTTGTTCTTATAAACCTTAATGATGATGAAGGTATGTCATACTTTCACATGGTGACGGAATTAAATCAATATCTAAAGTCCCTTCCAATAATTATTGGCTTTTCTACTTCTAAAAAATATGCTTACAATGCCATAAAGAGCGGATTTTTTGACTATTGGATTTTACCACATAACGAATTTGATATTCGCAAGACCATTCTGCGGCTCAAAAAGAAGTATCCGAAACAAAATATGCCCTCTACCATTTGTTTAAAGTCTTATAATGATTATCGCTATTTGGACACTAATGAAATCCTGTATCTTAAGTCGGATAACAACACAACCGATTTTTTTATGAGGGACGGAAGTACTGTAAGTGCATTTAAAACGTTAAAGTCTTTTGAAGAGCGACTTCCCAAATCCTTTATACGGATTCACCAGAGCTATATTTTGAATAGCAGGTATGTATCGCGAATCAATTACGGCAAATCTATTTGTACGTTGCGCAATGAAATAAAAGAAGAGATTCCGTTCTCAAAAACCTATAAGAGTAAGATAGATTATTTAAAGCAAATGCTCTCCAAAACTGCCATACAGAGCCCTAACTAG
- a CDS encoding response regulator transcription factor, whose protein sequence is MKTLRILAIDDHEMTMLGYKFILERIVFDGYSIIVDTANTYDMGRKLIEESVNSFKYDILFLDVQLFPPNEDQPHTGEDLGVLARRLVPETKIAFMSSFSDNYRINSILKSVDPDGYLVKTDIDPKTLEDAVKTITLNPPYYSSKALSAIRKKMTNDISLDEKDKKILYHLSIGTKNKDLENHIRLSPSSIENRKRHLKSLFGTENENDLALILAAKNRGFI, encoded by the coding sequence ATGAAAACACTTCGAATTTTAGCTATTGATGATCATGAAATGACAATGCTTGGATATAAATTTATCTTGGAGCGCATTGTATTTGATGGGTATAGTATTATTGTTGATACGGCCAATACGTATGATATGGGCAGAAAGCTCATTGAAGAATCCGTCAATTCATTTAAATATGATATCCTCTTTTTGGACGTACAGCTATTCCCACCCAATGAAGATCAGCCGCATACAGGAGAAGACCTTGGCGTTTTGGCACGTAGGCTGGTACCAGAGACTAAGATTGCGTTTATGTCCTCTTTCAGTGACAACTACAGAATCAACAGTATTTTAAAATCCGTTGACCCGGATGGTTACTTGGTAAAAACGGATATAGACCCCAAAACTTTGGAAGATGCCGTAAAAACCATCACTTTAAATCCTCCTTATTATTCATCTAAAGCCCTTTCTGCCATAAGAAAGAAAATGACCAACGATATCAGCTTGGACGAAAAAGACAAGAAGATTTTATATCATCTGTCCATTGGTACCAAAAATAAGGATTTGGAGAATCATATCAGGCTTTCCCCATCTTCCATTGAGAACAGAAAACGCCATTTAAAATCATTGTTTGGTACCGAAAATGAAAATGACTTAGCATTGATTCTAGCTGCAAAAAATCGAGGTTTCATTTAA
- a CDS encoding tetratricopeptide repeat-containing sensor histidine kinase, translating to MKLKRIIQTILLLLLSSCIDSTSSDKVEVDSKTLSIEKSIQTVRDSVEISIQRKKNILENVEKKINDIPNDTLRLKFLSDVSLTYKMLRDSLKFREINQNLLELSNDKKMYATLGNSHWDLASFYKSYGILDSAYFHYRSAYKSFDILPTDSTSSSRKGRMLYSMGQIQDSFKDYLGAETSITSALKIFLELEDSRRIYNCYNMLGIVASGMNNYSKSLEYYEKASDNLKKLEGLFAKKNSLQNKNNIANIYSRNGEFIKAKKAYDGLINDQNLRTLNPKLYSKVLVSQANVILKNDKNLDKVGELLSEAFIINDSIGFSSDQARAKQYYAELLAAKGDTTSAQQYAKESRMLAKNTLNNDRHLKILRVLTKLDSENAVAYSNEYYDLNEKVKEEERAIRDKFARVRLETDEVIQRNEVLSREKEIWIGVVFGLLILGVAIFTIIIQRINNNKLKFQQKQQESNQEIYNLMLSQQGKFEEGKQLEQKRISEELHDGILGQMLGIRLILSGLNDKEDEASIAQRAELIEKLRELEEEIRTISHELSDASYQKFYNFIVSLEELINTINASTGILCSFTYDDNVDWDDLKGDIKINAYRIVQESLQNSIKHAKCKNITIDFKLEEDLLKLTISDDGTGFDINRGKHGIGLKNVVSRVKKVKGKLDIESKKGKGTTITVTFPNTYINVDDSTNISEHSKMMKVWQT from the coding sequence ATGAAACTGAAGAGGATAATCCAAACTATCTTATTACTGCTCCTATCCAGTTGCATTGATTCGACTTCATCTGACAAAGTTGAGGTCGATTCAAAAACTTTAAGTATCGAAAAATCAATTCAAACAGTACGCGATAGTGTTGAGATATCAATTCAAAGAAAGAAGAATATCCTAGAAAATGTCGAAAAAAAAATTAATGACATTCCCAATGACACATTACGTTTAAAATTTCTTTCCGATGTATCGTTGACATATAAAATGCTTCGAGATTCGCTCAAATTTAGGGAAATCAATCAAAATCTACTGGAATTGTCCAATGATAAAAAGATGTATGCCACACTTGGAAATTCACATTGGGATTTGGCCTCTTTTTATAAATCCTACGGAATACTGGACAGTGCTTATTTTCATTATAGATCTGCTTACAAAAGTTTTGATATACTACCTACAGACTCTACATCCAGCTCTAGAAAAGGAAGAATGTTATATAGTATGGGCCAAATACAAGATTCCTTTAAAGATTACTTAGGGGCTGAAACAAGTATTACGTCTGCACTAAAAATTTTTTTAGAATTAGAAGATTCTAGAAGAATCTATAACTGTTATAATATGTTGGGCATTGTCGCAAGTGGTATGAATAATTATAGTAAATCCCTTGAATATTATGAAAAAGCATCAGACAATCTGAAAAAACTTGAAGGTTTATTTGCTAAAAAAAACTCACTACAAAATAAAAATAACATTGCAAATATATATTCAAGAAATGGAGAGTTTATAAAAGCTAAAAAAGCTTACGATGGACTAATCAATGATCAAAATTTAAGGACATTAAATCCAAAGTTATATTCAAAAGTACTTGTTAGTCAAGCTAATGTAATTCTTAAGAACGATAAAAATCTTGATAAGGTAGGAGAACTACTTTCAGAAGCCTTTATAATTAATGACAGCATCGGATTTTCTTCAGACCAAGCCAGGGCAAAACAATATTACGCAGAACTTTTAGCCGCCAAAGGAGATACCACAAGCGCCCAACAATATGCAAAAGAGTCCAGGATGCTAGCCAAAAACACCTTGAACAATGATAGGCATTTAAAAATTTTACGGGTTTTGACAAAGCTGGACAGTGAAAATGCAGTAGCTTATTCCAACGAATATTATGACCTAAACGAAAAAGTAAAGGAAGAGGAGCGCGCAATCAGGGACAAATTTGCTCGGGTAAGATTGGAAACGGACGAAGTCATCCAGCGAAACGAAGTACTCTCCCGCGAAAAAGAAATTTGGATCGGGGTGGTCTTTGGTCTCTTGATTTTAGGAGTTGCTATTTTTACCATAATCATACAGCGCATTAACAACAACAAGCTCAAGTTTCAGCAAAAGCAACAGGAAAGCAATCAGGAAATCTATAATCTCATGCTTTCGCAACAAGGAAAATTCGAAGAGGGCAAGCAACTGGAGCAAAAACGAATATCCGAGGAACTGCATGATGGTATTTTAGGCCAGATGTTGGGAATTCGATTAATATTGAGCGGTTTAAACGACAAAGAGGACGAAGCTTCCATAGCGCAAAGGGCAGAACTCATTGAAAAACTTCGAGAACTGGAAGAAGAGATACGCACCATTTCACATGAACTAAGTGATGCTTCTTATCAAAAATTTTATAACTTTATTGTATCTCTTGAAGAATTGATCAATACAATAAACGCATCGACTGGGATTTTATGTTCTTTTACATATGATGATAATGTAGATTGGGACGATTTAAAAGGTGATATAAAAATCAATGCTTACAGGATAGTTCAAGAATCCCTACAAAATTCCATTAAACATGCAAAGTGTAAAAACATTACAATCGATTTTAAATTGGAGGAAGATTTGCTGAAACTGACCATATCTGATGATGGAACGGGATTCGATATTAACCGGGGCAAACATGGAATAGGTTTAAAAAATGTAGTTTCAAGAGTCAAAAAAGTAAAAGGAAAATTAGATATCGAGAGCAAAAAAGGAAAAGGTACGACCATAACGGTAACTTTCCCAAATACTTATATAAATGTTGATGATTCAACAAACATTTCGGAGCATAGCAAAATGATGAAGGTCTGGCAAACCTAA
- the glyA gene encoding serine hydroxymethyltransferase: protein MQRDQEIFDLIENERDRQIEGIELIASENFTSPQVMEAAGSVLTNKYAEGYPGKRYYGGCEIVDQVEQLAIDRAKELFGAVYANVQPHSGSQANAAVYHACLNPGDTILGFDLSHGGHLTHGSPVNFSGRLYRPVFYGVDEETGILNYDKIQEIATKEKPKLIIAGASAYSRDMDFERFRVIADSVNAILLADISHPSGLIAKGILNDPIPHCHIVTTTTHKTLRGPRGGLILMGENFDNPFGIKLKNGNLRKMSALLDLAVFPGNQGGPLEHIIAAKAIAFGEALSDDFLHYMLQVKKNADAMAKAFMKRDYKVISGGTDNHMMLIDLRNKNITGKDAEKALELAAITANKNMVPFDDQSPFITSGIRFGTPAITTRGLKESDMETIVGFIDQVILNPNDQAIISQIKLKVNELMKSRPLFKG from the coding sequence ATGCAACGGGACCAAGAAATTTTTGATCTTATAGAAAACGAAAGAGATAGGCAAATAGAAGGTATTGAGCTAATAGCCTCTGAAAATTTTACCAGTCCCCAAGTGATGGAGGCTGCTGGTTCGGTACTTACCAACAAATATGCAGAGGGTTACCCGGGAAAAAGATATTATGGAGGTTGTGAAATTGTTGATCAAGTAGAACAGTTGGCTATAGATAGGGCCAAGGAGCTTTTTGGTGCTGTTTATGCCAATGTACAGCCTCATTCTGGTTCACAGGCAAATGCAGCGGTTTACCACGCCTGTTTAAACCCTGGAGATACAATCTTGGGATTTGATTTATCCCATGGAGGTCATTTAACGCATGGTTCTCCGGTAAATTTCTCTGGAAGACTGTATCGTCCCGTTTTTTACGGAGTTGATGAAGAAACGGGTATCCTGAATTATGATAAGATCCAAGAAATTGCGACAAAGGAAAAACCAAAGCTTATAATTGCGGGAGCATCAGCTTATTCTAGGGATATGGACTTTGAAAGATTCCGTGTAATAGCAGATAGCGTCAATGCTATTTTGCTGGCAGATATTTCGCATCCATCCGGGTTGATTGCCAAAGGCATTTTAAACGACCCTATTCCACACTGTCATATTGTGACCACTACAACCCATAAAACTTTGCGGGGACCCAGGGGAGGTTTGATTTTGATGGGCGAGAATTTTGATAATCCATTTGGTATTAAATTGAAAAACGGAAATCTACGAAAAATGTCGGCTTTATTGGATTTGGCTGTTTTTCCTGGAAACCAGGGAGGTCCTCTGGAGCATATCATTGCTGCAAAGGCAATTGCATTTGGTGAAGCCCTTTCCGATGATTTTTTACATTACATGCTACAGGTCAAAAAAAATGCCGACGCCATGGCGAAAGCCTTTATGAAAAGAGATTATAAGGTCATATCCGGTGGAACAGATAACCACATGATGCTGATAGACCTTAGGAACAAAAATATTACGGGTAAGGATGCCGAAAAGGCATTGGAACTGGCGGCGATTACAGCGAATAAAAATATGGTTCCTTTTGATGATCAGTCCCCGTTCATAACCTCTGGTATCAGGTTTGGCACTCCTGCCATAACCACAAGGGGCTTAAAGGAATCGGATATGGAAACCATAGTAGGTTTTATAGACCAAGTGATTTTAAATCCAAATGACCAAGCTATTATTTCTCAAATAAAACTAAAGGTGAATGAACTAATGAAATCAAGACCTCTATTTAAAGGATAA